In the genome of Streptomyces sp. NBC_00190, one region contains:
- the codA gene encoding cytosine deaminase, with amino-acid sequence MRMIVRGARLLHTDGLSDVEVAEDGRIARVIPYDDQKEPPATGTLIEAHGCLLTAPFVEPHIHLDTALTAGEPGPNVSGTLWEGIARWSERKRTLTRQDVLARATEVLRWQAAQGVLHVRAHCDTTDPALTALDALLELRDRLRDVMTLQIVAFPQEGIVSFPGGEALLREAIARGADVVGAIPHFEDTREDGVASLRTAFALAEENGLRVDAHCDEIDDEQSRFVEVLATLALRTGLRERATASHTTAMGSYNGAYSFKLQHLLARSGINLVSNPFANLGLQGRFDAYPKRRGLTQVKEMLAAGVNVAFGHDDVMDPWNALGTGNPLQTALVGLYAAQLTGADEIPLAFSMVTERAARVLGLSDAEYGITEGAPASFVLLPAPTPEEAIRRQVRPRYVVSRGTVIAETPPAPARLYWPGEPPSDVDFARSLR; translated from the coding sequence ATGCGGATGATCGTCCGGGGCGCCCGGCTGCTCCACACCGATGGCCTGTCCGACGTCGAGGTCGCCGAGGACGGCCGGATCGCGCGGGTGATCCCGTACGACGACCAGAAGGAGCCACCGGCCACGGGCACCCTCATCGAGGCCCACGGCTGCCTCCTGACCGCCCCCTTCGTCGAGCCGCACATCCATCTCGACACGGCCCTGACGGCGGGGGAACCGGGTCCGAACGTCTCCGGCACCCTCTGGGAGGGCATCGCCCGCTGGAGCGAGCGCAAGCGGACCCTGACCCGTCAGGACGTGCTCGCGCGGGCCACCGAGGTGCTGCGCTGGCAGGCGGCGCAGGGGGTGCTGCACGTGCGCGCCCACTGCGACACCACCGACCCGGCCCTCACCGCGCTCGACGCGCTGCTCGAACTGCGCGACCGGCTCCGGGACGTCATGACCCTGCAGATCGTGGCCTTCCCGCAGGAGGGCATCGTCTCCTTCCCCGGCGGCGAGGCGCTGCTGCGGGAGGCGATCGCGCGCGGCGCGGACGTCGTCGGCGCCATCCCGCACTTCGAGGACACCCGCGAGGACGGCGTGGCCTCGCTGCGGACGGCCTTCGCGCTGGCCGAGGAGAACGGCCTGCGCGTGGACGCCCACTGCGACGAGATCGACGACGAGCAATCCCGTTTCGTGGAAGTACTGGCCACCCTCGCGCTGCGTACGGGCCTGCGCGAGCGCGCCACGGCCTCCCACACGACGGCGATGGGCTCCTACAACGGCGCGTACAGCTTCAAACTCCAGCACCTGCTCGCCCGTTCCGGCATCAACCTGGTCTCCAACCCCTTCGCCAACCTGGGCCTCCAGGGCCGCTTCGACGCCTATCCCAAGCGGCGCGGCCTCACCCAGGTCAAGGAGATGCTGGCGGCGGGGGTCAATGTGGCCTTCGGCCACGACGACGTGATGGACCCGTGGAACGCGCTCGGCACCGGCAACCCGCTCCAGACCGCCCTGGTCGGGCTGTACGCCGCCCAGCTCACCGGAGCGGACGAGATCCCGCTGGCCTTCTCGATGGTGACGGAGCGTGCGGCGCGGGTCCTGGGCCTGTCGGACGCGGAGTACGGCATCACTGAGGGCGCCCCCGCCTCCTTCGTCCTGCTCCCCGCCCCGACGCCCGAGGAGGCGATCCGCCGCCAGGTCCGCCCCCGGTACGTCGTCTCGCGCGGCACCGTCATCGCCGAGACCCCGCCCGCGCCGGCCCGGCTGTACTGGCCGGGGGAGCCCCCGTCGGACGTCGACTTCGCCCGGAGCCTACGCTGA
- a CDS encoding SulP family inorganic anion transporter: MLANTPSQWPRVPRRRPSWLSPKVLRTEVLGGLVVALALIPEAISFSIIAGVDPAIGLFASFTMAVTIAVVGGRPAMISAATGAVALVIGPLNREHGFGYLVAAVILAGVFQIVLGALGVARLLRFVPRSVMVGFVNALAILVFLAQVPELRDVPWAVYPLVAAGLTLMVFFPKVTTLVPAPLVSIAILTTITVAAGIAVPTVGDKGALPSALPVPGLPDVPFTLDTLTTIAPYAFAMALVGLMESLMTATLVDEITDTRSNKTRESVGQGIANIVTGFFGGMGGCAMIGQTMINVKVSGARTRLSTFLSGVLLMVLCIVFGPVVSEIPMAALVAVMVMVCFATFDWHSIAPKTLKRMPAGEITVMMITVACVVATHNLAVGVIAGSVTAMVIFAKRVAHLADVTSVTDPDGSHVVYSVTGELFFASSNDLVTRFDYAGDPDKVVIDLSSAHIWDASTVAALDAIETKYAQRGKTVEITGLNEHSARIHRTLSGELSPGH; this comes from the coding sequence ATGCTCGCCAACACCCCGTCGCAGTGGCCGCGCGTCCCGCGCCGTCGTCCGTCCTGGCTCTCGCCGAAGGTGCTGCGGACCGAGGTGCTCGGCGGGCTCGTGGTCGCGCTCGCGCTGATACCCGAGGCCATCTCCTTCTCGATCATCGCCGGGGTGGACCCGGCGATCGGTCTGTTCGCCTCGTTCACCATGGCCGTGACGATCGCGGTCGTCGGCGGGCGGCCGGCGATGATCTCCGCCGCGACCGGCGCGGTCGCGCTGGTCATCGGCCCGCTGAACCGGGAGCACGGATTCGGCTACCTGGTCGCCGCCGTCATCCTGGCGGGCGTCTTCCAGATCGTGCTCGGCGCGCTCGGCGTGGCCCGGCTGCTGCGCTTCGTGCCGCGCTCGGTGATGGTCGGCTTCGTCAACGCCCTCGCCATCCTGGTCTTCCTGGCGCAGGTGCCCGAGCTCCGGGACGTGCCGTGGGCCGTGTACCCGCTCGTCGCGGCCGGGCTGACGCTGATGGTGTTCTTCCCGAAGGTCACCACCCTGGTCCCCGCGCCGCTCGTGTCCATCGCCATCCTCACCACCATCACCGTCGCCGCCGGTATCGCCGTGCCGACGGTCGGCGACAAGGGGGCGCTGCCGTCGGCGCTGCCGGTGCCGGGGCTGCCGGACGTGCCGTTCACCCTGGACACGCTGACGACGATCGCCCCGTACGCCTTCGCCATGGCACTGGTCGGGCTGATGGAGTCGCTGATGACGGCGACGCTCGTCGACGAGATCACCGACACCCGCTCCAACAAGACACGGGAGTCCGTCGGGCAGGGCATCGCGAACATCGTGACCGGGTTCTTCGGCGGCATGGGCGGCTGCGCGATGATCGGCCAGACGATGATCAACGTGAAGGTGTCGGGGGCCCGGACCCGGCTGTCGACCTTCCTCTCGGGCGTCCTGCTGATGGTGCTGTGCATCGTCTTCGGGCCGGTCGTCTCCGAGATCCCGATGGCCGCGCTGGTCGCCGTCATGGTGATGGTCTGCTTCGCGACCTTCGACTGGCACTCGATCGCGCCGAAGACGCTGAAGCGGATGCCGGCCGGTGAGATCACCGTCATGATGATCACGGTGGCGTGCGTGGTGGCGACCCACAACCTGGCCGTCGGCGTGATCGCCGGATCGGTGACCGCGATGGTCATATTCGCCAAGCGCGTCGCGCACCTGGCGGACGTCACCTCGGTCACCGACCCCGACGGGTCCCACGTCGTCTACTCGGTCACCGGAGAGCTGTTCTTCGCCTCCTCCAACGACCTGGTGACGCGGTTCGACTACGCGGGAGACCCGGACAAGGTCGTCATCGACCTGTCCTCGGCCCACATCTGGGACGCCTCGACCGTCGCGGCCCTGGATGCCATCGAGACGAAGTACGCCCAGCGCGGCAAGACCGTCGAGATCACCGGCCTGAACGAGCACAGCGCCCGCATCCACCGCACGCTGAGCGGCGAACTCTCCCCCGGACACTGA
- a CDS encoding transcriptional regulator, translating into MAKGYGLPPGAEENRALVRSRLEEIAAGGSPRETFTVEWRGGSEHLEVIQMPVGNLYYNPATHRIRAQAGHDPKQAEALADDPWSSDSQAYLDRLLQVLPADPARTDPEFDELTASLKEYGQTDPGLITHEGILVNGNTRRAALMQLYGPNHAMRVAVLPPSCDWQDIAAIELSLQLRKEHRRDYSYINRLLAVQELVDQGTPLAVIAATFRTTAERCRQDQWVLACIQSLIERSKTAGEQLSLVAFEDHAEKFRELQRAYAKQYAVNPEKAELLLENRLAAMLLGFAKTDVRFIDHDFAGLYLSKKLPASQVPAETSATVAIPGLGRAVKGPSAPLSAAKALTDSVLHARAVSQPGSAAPPEAAAQAQNEISRLRAAMDEAIANVGRDARIKKRKQAAPARLADAGRDIEQCVTDLVMSRAQRSLDEESFDDAVADLRQKLEKLAIEARRTVQHPGDGVAWLLETFGKAR; encoded by the coding sequence ATGGCCAAGGGCTACGGTCTGCCGCCGGGTGCCGAAGAGAACCGCGCCCTCGTCCGGTCCCGGCTGGAGGAGATCGCGGCCGGCGGCAGCCCCCGCGAGACCTTCACTGTCGAGTGGAGGGGCGGCTCGGAGCACCTGGAGGTCATCCAGATGCCAGTGGGCAACCTCTACTACAACCCGGCAACCCACCGCATCCGCGCGCAGGCCGGCCACGACCCGAAGCAGGCGGAGGCACTCGCGGACGACCCTTGGAGCAGTGACAGCCAGGCATACCTGGACCGCCTCCTGCAAGTGCTCCCGGCAGACCCCGCCCGGACTGATCCTGAGTTCGACGAGCTGACAGCGAGTCTGAAGGAGTACGGGCAGACGGATCCCGGCCTGATTACTCACGAAGGCATCCTCGTCAACGGAAACACCCGGCGTGCTGCCCTGATGCAGCTCTACGGCCCTAACCACGCCATGCGTGTAGCCGTTCTGCCGCCTTCCTGCGACTGGCAAGACATCGCCGCAATCGAACTGTCGCTCCAGCTGCGCAAGGAGCACCGGCGGGATTACTCCTACATCAACCGGTTGCTCGCGGTTCAGGAGCTAGTGGATCAAGGCACGCCACTCGCCGTCATCGCGGCTACCTTCCGTACGACCGCAGAGCGCTGCCGGCAGGACCAGTGGGTGCTGGCCTGCATCCAGTCACTCATCGAACGGAGCAAGACGGCAGGCGAGCAGCTGTCATTGGTTGCTTTCGAGGATCATGCTGAGAAGTTCCGAGAACTGCAGCGTGCCTACGCCAAGCAGTATGCAGTGAACCCAGAGAAGGCCGAACTGCTGCTGGAGAACCGGCTGGCAGCCATGCTCCTGGGCTTCGCCAAGACCGACGTCCGCTTCATCGATCACGATTTCGCTGGCCTGTACCTCTCCAAGAAGTTGCCAGCCAGCCAAGTTCCAGCTGAGACTTCGGCGACTGTAGCCATCCCCGGTCTGGGGCGTGCGGTGAAGGGTCCGTCCGCCCCCCTTAGCGCGGCTAAGGCACTAACGGACTCCGTCCTGCACGCACGAGCTGTCAGCCAACCCGGCAGCGCGGCCCCGCCGGAGGCTGCGGCGCAGGCCCAAAATGAGATCAGCCGGCTGCGTGCGGCGATGGATGAGGCCATCGCCAACGTCGGGCGTGACGCGCGAATCAAGAAGCGCAAGCAGGCAGCACCTGCCCGCCTTGCCGACGCCGGCCGCGACATCGAGCAGTGCGTCACCGATTTGGTCATGTCCCGCGCGCAGCGAAGCCTGGATGAGGAGTCGTTCGACGACGCCGTCGCTGACCTGAGGCAGAAGCTGGAGAAGCTTGCCATCGAGGCCAGGCGAACTGTGCAGCACCCCGGAGACGGCGTGGCCTGGCTCCTTGAGACGTTCGGGAAGGCGCGTTAA
- a CDS encoding DUF5956 family protein, giving the protein MSWDEDGTPHPLALRRSGRSELEPDRLPEIRELEALGWEPAPEGLRWAFLPYVWPPAARTWIPDRSTHWAVETSLDGHGHITGVECAPLPEADLHGLDGETDTALAALGLPPRPLGRLWLLRPVGPFATVAEVLAHLDATAAARGTDPGLTTEFLTLAGAELATLGGPPPPGA; this is encoded by the coding sequence ATGTCGTGGGACGAGGACGGAACTCCGCACCCGCTCGCACTGCGCCGCTCCGGCCGCAGCGAACTGGAGCCGGACCGGCTGCCCGAGATCCGGGAGCTGGAGGCCCTCGGCTGGGAGCCGGCGCCCGAGGGGCTGCGCTGGGCGTTCCTCCCGTACGTATGGCCCCCGGCGGCCCGCACCTGGATCCCGGACCGCTCCACCCACTGGGCGGTGGAGACCTCGCTCGACGGCCACGGCCACATCACCGGCGTGGAATGCGCCCCGCTGCCCGAGGCCGACCTGCACGGCCTCGACGGCGAGACCGACACGGCCCTCGCCGCCCTCGGCCTCCCGCCCCGACCCCTCGGCCGCCTCTGGCTGCTGCGCCCGGTCGGCCCGTTCGCCACGGTCGCCGAGGTCCTCGCCCACCTCGACGCGACGGCCGCCGCCCGCGGTACGGACCCGGGCCTCACCACGGAGTTCCTCACCCTGGCCGGTGCCGAACTCGCCACGCTCGGCGGTCCCCCGCCGCCCGGGGCCTAG
- a CDS encoding cation:proton antiporter domain-containing protein, with amino-acid sequence MTSHQLQFLFIDIALILAAARGLGHLAARAGQPAVIGEIIAGVLLGPTLLGGPLSETLLPSEVRPVLAGMANLGVALFMFAVGLDIDGATLRANGRVTAAAALGSSAVPFLLGIGLAFVLMRGHESTDPAAFAVFIGLSVSVTAFPVLARILTDRGLSRTAVGGIALATAAVVDVVAWAALAGVNASVGAGDGHWPVLLVPPYLLVMLFAVRPLLRRYLAPGGEAKPFTSLRFAVVLTGALLSAAATEAMGMHHIFGAFLFGLVLPREGTRALREDLHARTGHLTGLLLPVYFVVAGFQVDLGGIGLPGLAELALIMLVAVGGKFGGTYLAARSQKLPHGSAATLASLMNTRGFTELVILGVGLKLGLLDGSLYSMMVVMAVVTTMMTGPLLSRFQPGAPAPRDRVATPAGSV; translated from the coding sequence ATGACCAGTCATCAGTTGCAGTTCCTCTTCATCGACATCGCACTCATACTCGCCGCGGCGCGGGGGCTCGGGCACCTGGCGGCCCGGGCCGGCCAGCCCGCGGTCATCGGGGAGATCATCGCCGGCGTGCTGCTGGGCCCGACGCTGCTCGGAGGCCCTCTGAGCGAGACCCTGCTGCCCTCCGAGGTACGTCCCGTGCTCGCCGGGATGGCCAATCTCGGCGTCGCCCTGTTCATGTTCGCGGTCGGTCTGGACATCGACGGCGCCACGCTCCGGGCCAACGGCCGGGTGACCGCCGCGGCGGCCCTCGGCTCGTCGGCCGTGCCGTTCCTCCTCGGCATCGGGCTCGCCTTCGTCCTGATGCGCGGCCATGAGAGCACCGATCCCGCGGCGTTCGCCGTCTTCATCGGACTGTCCGTCTCGGTCACCGCGTTTCCGGTGCTCGCCCGCATCCTCACCGACCGGGGGCTGAGCCGGACCGCGGTGGGCGGGATCGCACTGGCCACGGCGGCCGTCGTCGACGTGGTCGCGTGGGCGGCGCTCGCCGGGGTCAACGCCTCCGTCGGCGCCGGGGACGGCCACTGGCCGGTCCTTCTCGTACCGCCCTACCTGCTGGTCATGCTGTTCGCGGTGCGGCCCCTGCTGCGCCGGTACCTGGCACCCGGCGGCGAGGCGAAGCCCTTCACCTCGCTGCGCTTCGCGGTCGTCCTGACGGGGGCGCTGCTGTCGGCCGCCGCCACCGAGGCCATGGGCATGCACCACATCTTCGGCGCGTTCCTCTTCGGCCTCGTCCTGCCCCGGGAGGGGACGCGGGCGCTGCGCGAGGACCTCCACGCACGCACGGGCCATCTCACGGGGCTGCTGCTTCCCGTCTACTTCGTGGTCGCCGGCTTCCAGGTGGACCTGGGGGGCATCGGCCTGCCCGGGCTCGCGGAGCTCGCCCTGATCATGCTGGTGGCCGTCGGGGGCAAGTTCGGCGGCACCTATCTCGCCGCCCGCTCCCAGAAGCTCCCGCACGGCTCCGCCGCGACCTTGGCGTCCCTGATGAACACCCGGGGATTCACCGAGCTGGTGATCCTCGGGGTCGGACTGAAGCTGGGCCTGCTGGACGGATCCCTGTACTCGATGATGGTGGTCATGGCGGTGGTCACCACGATGATGACCGGCCCGCTGCTGTCCCGTTTCCAGCCCGGGGCGCCCGCGCCCCGCGACCGGGTCGCCACCCCCGCGGGCTCTGTCTAG
- a CDS encoding alpha/beta fold hydrolase encodes MQKVISRDGTVIACDWTGEGPALVLVGGAFQVRDDPKWVELARLLGDRFTVVTYDRRGRGDSGDGAAYDVAREFEDLTAVIEGTATPDGRAFVMGMSSGAVLALEAAAHGVPISALALYEPPFVLDDSRPPLPADYLDRLHAALARGDRGAAVEVFMTAAVGIPAAYLAPMRADAATWDRLCSVAHTLPYDGAVMGDTMSGRPLPADRWASVRIPVLAVGGGASDPSLQAGAKALAELLPTARHRTLEGQTHDVDPAALAPALRAFFA; translated from the coding sequence ATGCAGAAGGTCATATCCCGTGACGGAACCGTCATCGCCTGCGACTGGACCGGCGAGGGCCCTGCCCTCGTCCTCGTCGGCGGTGCCTTCCAGGTCCGCGACGACCCCAAGTGGGTCGAGCTCGCCCGCCTGCTCGGCGACCGCTTCACGGTGGTGACCTACGACCGCCGCGGCCGTGGCGACAGCGGTGACGGCGCCGCCTACGACGTGGCCCGCGAGTTCGAGGACCTGACGGCCGTCATCGAGGGGACGGCCACGCCCGACGGCCGCGCCTTCGTGATGGGCATGTCCTCGGGTGCGGTGCTTGCCCTGGAAGCGGCCGCCCACGGGGTCCCGATCTCCGCGCTCGCCCTGTACGAGCCCCCGTTCGTCCTCGACGACTCGCGGCCGCCGCTCCCCGCGGACTACCTCGACCGCCTGCACGCCGCGCTGGCGCGGGGCGACCGGGGCGCCGCCGTCGAGGTCTTCATGACCGCGGCCGTCGGCATCCCCGCCGCGTACCTCGCCCCCATGCGTGCCGACGCCGCCACCTGGGACCGGCTCTGCTCCGTGGCCCACACCCTCCCGTACGACGGCGCCGTCATGGGCGACACCATGTCCGGCCGCCCGCTCCCCGCGGACCGCTGGGCGTCGGTACGGATCCCCGTGCTGGCCGTCGGGGGCGGCGCGAGCGATCCTTCGCTGCAGGCGGGGGCCAAGGCCCTTGCCGAGCTGTTGCCGACCGCCCGGCACCGCACCCTGGAAGGGCAGACGCACGACGTCGACCCGGCCGCCCTGGCCCCGGCGCTGAGGGCGTTCTTCGCATGA
- a CDS encoding cyanamide hydratase → MTWTLDTDSARAALEIASEYADADLLNHSVRSYAFGARYAGVHGLAYDAELFYVSALVHDLGLTAPFDSHTLPFEEAGGHVARVLTAGLGWPAARRARAEEVIVLHMRDDVSAAEDVESHLLQVGTSADVSGLRVGEFDPSFTADLLAAYPRGDFGPSFLALVEDQAKRKPECAAAAYVAGGAATRIAANPLDRFGRQG, encoded by the coding sequence ATGACATGGACGCTCGACACCGATTCAGCCCGCGCCGCCCTGGAGATCGCGTCGGAGTACGCGGACGCGGACCTCCTCAACCACTCGGTCCGCTCGTACGCCTTCGGCGCTCGGTACGCCGGCGTGCACGGCCTCGCGTACGACGCGGAGCTCTTCTACGTGTCGGCCCTCGTCCACGACCTGGGCCTGACCGCGCCGTTCGACAGCCACACCCTGCCCTTCGAGGAGGCGGGCGGCCATGTCGCGCGCGTGCTGACGGCGGGTCTGGGCTGGCCGGCGGCCCGCCGGGCCCGCGCCGAAGAGGTGATCGTCCTGCACATGCGGGACGACGTGAGCGCGGCCGAGGACGTGGAGAGCCACCTGCTCCAGGTCGGCACGAGCGCCGACGTGTCGGGCCTGCGCGTCGGCGAGTTCGACCCGTCGTTCACGGCGGACCTGCTCGCCGCGTACCCCCGGGGCGACTTCGGCCCGTCCTTCCTCGCGCTCGTCGAGGACCAGGCGAAGCGCAAGCCCGAGTGCGCGGCGGCCGCCTACGTCGCGGGCGGCGCGGCCACCCGCATCGCGGCGAACCCGCTGGACCGGTTCGGCCGGCAGGGCTGA
- a CDS encoding TetR/AcrR family transcriptional regulator, which yields MSATTPSAEPPPRKRSTYRHGNLRNALLDAALELAREGGPDAVSLREVTRRAGVSPNAAYRHFADRAALVHGVSQAAMARVALTMEDEIARATADVAHAGDADGPAVARARFRAVGTGYIRFAVTEPGLFRTAFHVPADMAYATDTTAAGEGGLTPFELLGAALDGLVATGLLPAERRPGAEFLAWSAVHGLAVLMIDGPLRGVTEAQAHDAGQDLIGMIERGL from the coding sequence ATGTCCGCCACGACACCCTCCGCCGAGCCGCCTCCGCGCAAGCGCAGCACCTACCGGCACGGCAACCTCCGCAACGCCCTCCTCGACGCGGCGCTGGAGCTCGCTCGCGAGGGCGGGCCCGACGCCGTCTCGCTGCGCGAGGTCACCCGGCGCGCCGGCGTCTCGCCCAACGCCGCCTACCGGCACTTCGCCGACCGCGCGGCCCTGGTGCACGGGGTCTCGCAGGCGGCCATGGCCCGGGTGGCGCTCACGATGGAGGACGAGATCGCGCGGGCGACCGCCGACGTGGCACACGCGGGCGACGCGGACGGCCCCGCCGTCGCCCGCGCCCGCTTCCGCGCCGTCGGGACCGGTTACATCCGCTTCGCCGTGACCGAGCCCGGGCTCTTCCGCACCGCGTTCCACGTCCCGGCCGACATGGCCTACGCCACCGACACCACCGCCGCCGGGGAAGGCGGACTGACCCCGTTCGAGCTGCTGGGCGCCGCCCTGGACGGCCTCGTTGCGACGGGCCTGCTGCCCGCCGAACGCCGCCCGGGCGCGGAGTTCCTCGCCTGGTCGGCGGTGCACGGACTGGCCGTGCTGATGATCGACGGCCCCCTCCGCGGCGTCACCGAGGCCCAGGCCCACGACGCCGGCCAGGACCTGATCGGCATGATCGAGCGCGGGCTGTGA
- a CDS encoding DEAD/DEAH box helicase — MAEEPSLTIGFDVTRTQTALRTVPECRGALGQLVASFPNGRMTDRLSATVPIDSFLASLSALGTWPRPDTVIWEDDFRLLATEMLDTADTAERLLSGSPDEDTVEPESVPALLGDDWTGPLTPFQLRDVARLLSVGHGANFSVPGAGKTRVSLAAFSALQRRGVVARMLVVSPKSAYEAWQEEAKQCFSTPLDVQVLGKSVPASADILLVNYERLDRALAGLSQWLRAAPVMLILDEAHRMKLGGAGVYGAACMALGPLSRVRMILSGTPAPNGAKDLENLFSFVWPGHGRRVVTQAVDGGDLAHASQVLRPMYTRTTKDELGLPPVETRVRRIPMPPLHREIYDALMGQFSARAMADRADFEALGKSALRLLMAATSPALLVAGSTRHEPLHFRVPPLEAAEGDSLTMLLRKLPDYELPPKYQEALSIVSANASAGRKTLVWTSFVRSITSLQALLAPFQPAAVHGGTPDREAELRRFREDPDCTVLISNPATLGEGISLHQVCHDAVYVDRDFQAGRFLQSLDRIHRLGLDPGTQTRVTVLAAEGSVDDVVALRLAEKLDFMGRILDDPEVQQLGDPEEEVPLAAGMDAADVRALLEYLGTGVV; from the coding sequence GTGGCCGAGGAGCCCAGTCTGACGATCGGCTTCGACGTTACCCGTACGCAGACTGCGCTGCGTACCGTGCCTGAGTGCCGCGGCGCGCTCGGGCAGCTGGTTGCCAGTTTCCCCAACGGCCGTATGACCGACAGGCTCTCTGCGACTGTCCCTATCGACAGCTTCCTCGCAAGCCTCAGCGCTCTCGGGACCTGGCCCCGGCCGGACACTGTCATCTGGGAAGACGACTTCCGCCTCCTAGCCACCGAGATGCTTGACACGGCTGACACTGCGGAACGGCTCCTCAGCGGTTCGCCCGACGAGGACACCGTCGAGCCGGAATCGGTTCCGGCTCTGCTGGGCGACGACTGGACCGGCCCTCTCACCCCGTTCCAGCTCCGCGACGTAGCTCGACTGCTCTCGGTCGGCCACGGAGCCAACTTCAGTGTGCCGGGCGCCGGCAAGACCCGTGTCTCCCTCGCTGCCTTCTCTGCGCTCCAAAGGCGCGGAGTGGTGGCTCGCATGCTTGTGGTGAGTCCCAAGTCCGCCTACGAGGCGTGGCAGGAGGAAGCCAAGCAGTGCTTCTCCACTCCGCTCGACGTGCAGGTGCTCGGCAAGTCGGTGCCGGCCTCGGCGGACATCCTCCTTGTCAACTACGAGCGCTTGGACCGGGCTCTGGCCGGGTTGTCCCAATGGTTGAGGGCGGCTCCTGTGATGCTCATCCTCGATGAGGCGCACCGCATGAAGCTCGGCGGTGCGGGAGTGTACGGTGCCGCATGCATGGCGCTGGGCCCCCTCAGCCGAGTCCGGATGATTCTCAGCGGCACCCCTGCACCCAATGGCGCCAAGGATCTGGAGAACCTGTTCTCCTTCGTCTGGCCGGGGCATGGGCGGCGTGTGGTGACACAGGCTGTCGACGGCGGCGATCTCGCCCATGCCAGCCAGGTACTGCGCCCCATGTATACGCGGACGACCAAGGATGAGCTGGGACTCCCCCCAGTGGAGACACGGGTGCGCCGCATTCCGATGCCGCCGCTGCACCGCGAAATCTATGACGCGCTCATGGGCCAGTTCTCGGCCAGGGCGATGGCCGACAGGGCTGACTTCGAGGCACTCGGCAAGTCGGCGCTGCGCCTGCTGATGGCAGCGACCAGCCCAGCCCTGCTCGTGGCTGGCTCAACACGCCATGAGCCGCTGCACTTCCGCGTCCCACCGCTGGAGGCGGCCGAAGGAGACTCGCTCACCATGCTTCTCCGGAAGCTCCCTGACTACGAGCTGCCGCCCAAGTACCAAGAGGCTCTCTCCATCGTTTCTGCTAATGCCTCCGCTGGGCGCAAGACCCTGGTGTGGACGAGTTTCGTCCGCAGCATTACTTCACTCCAAGCTCTACTGGCCCCGTTCCAGCCAGCGGCCGTGCACGGCGGAACACCAGATCGGGAAGCTGAGCTCCGCCGCTTCCGGGAAGATCCGGACTGCACGGTCTTGATCTCTAATCCGGCGACCCTTGGCGAGGGCATCAGCCTCCATCAGGTCTGTCATGACGCGGTTTACGTCGATCGTGACTTCCAGGCGGGCCGGTTCCTGCAGAGTCTGGACCGCATCCACCGCCTCGGCCTCGATCCGGGCACGCAGACGCGGGTCACAGTGCTCGCGGCCGAGGGGAGTGTCGATGACGTGGTCGCACTTCGGTTGGCGGAGAAGCTGGACTTCATGGGGCGAATCCTCGATGACCCGGAGGTGCAGCAACTCGGCGATCCCGAAGAAGAGGTGCCGCTTGCCGCGGGGATGGACGCTGCCGACGTGCGAGCACTCCTGGAGTACCTCGGCACAGGGGTGGTCTAG